AGCACATGGAACGATTGATATACGGAGCCGGCATCTTCATACTGGCCATAGCACTGAGCGCCTGCGGCGAACAATCCCGCAACACGCCTGCGGATTCGCCCGGATTACCGGAATCGCCGTCCGGGGAACCCGCTGCGGGGACGAGTAGGGAAAAAAGCTTCGGGGAACTGCGGGAAAACCTGGTTTCCGAAGGGTACCAGGTATTTGATTACGTCGATGAGAAAACCGGGGATACCGTACTGATGCAGCAGTATTTCATGGCCTTCCTGAAACGGGGCGGTTCCCGTTCGCAGAGCCAGGAGGAGGCAGACAGCCTGCAGCAGTTGCACCTGGCCCATCTGGGGCGTATGTACGAATTGGGATACGCGGATATTTCCGGGCCATTCGGGGATGACGGGGACATCCGGGGCGTGACCATCTACAACGTGCCAACCCTGGAAATGGCGGATTCCCTGGCCCGATTGGATCCGGCTGTCCGCGCCGGCCGGCTCGAAATTGAAATCCACCCCTGGTGGGCGGCTAAAGGATTCCCCCTTCGCTGATCAGCGCAGGCTCCGGAACTGGCGCAGGAAGCGGACATCGTTTTCGCTGAGCAGGCGGATATCCGGGATCTGGTGGAGCAGGAGCGCAATGCGGTCGATACCCATGCCGAACGCAAACCCGGAATACGTCTTGGAATCGATGCCGCAGTTCTCCAGTACGTTCGGGTCTACCATCCCGCAGCCCATGATTTCCAGCCATCCGGTGCCTTTGGTCATCCGGTAGTCCGTCTCGGTTTCAAGCCCCCAGTACACATCTACTTCCGCACTGGGTTCGGTAAACGGGAAATAGGAGGGACGCAGGCGGATTTTGGATTTGCCGAAGAGGGCGGTGGTAAAATAGCGGAGGGTCTGCTTCAGGTCTGCAAAGGAAACCCCCTTGTCGATATACAGGCCTTCAACCTGGTGAAAAAAGCAATGCGAACGCGCAGAAATGGCCTCGTTTCGGTAAACCCGGCCGGGCGAAATGGTCCGAATGGGCGGTTTGTTGTTTTCCATGTAGCGCACCTGAACCGACGAGGTGTGTGTCCGCAGTAGGATGTCCGGGTCGGTCTGGATAAAAAAGGTGTCCTGCATATCCCGGGCCGGGTGGTATTCCGGCAGGTTCAGGGCGGTGAAGTTGTGCCAGTCGTCTTCGATTTCCGGGCCTTCCGACACGGTAAACCCAATCTGGGAAAAGATATCGATAATCCGGTATTTCACCTGTGAAATCGGGTGCCTGGAGCCCACTTCCAGGGGCTTCCCGGGGCGGGTGAGGTCGCCGTAGCGCGTTTCGGCTTGCTTCCCGGCTTCCAGGGCCTCCCGCAGGGCGTCCACCTTTTCCGCAGCTGCATTTTTCAGCTGGTTTACGGTTTGGCCGAATTCCCGCTTTTCGGACGCAGGCACGTTTTTCAGTTCCGCAAAAAAAGCGGTTAGCAACCCCTTTTTGCCGAGGTATTTGATGCGAAACGCTTCGATGGCTTCCGGGGTGTCCGCCTGGAATTCCCGTACTGTTTCCAGATGTTCTTTCAGTTGGTCGATCATGCTGCTCGATGCACGGACGCGGCAAGCGTCCAGGGTTTTAAAGCAGGGACAAAGGTAAACAATTCCGGCAACCGGAAAGGCATTTCACCCTTCAAAACGCCCCGGGCGGATACCCGATCAAACGGTATCCGGGATATTCTCCCGCACCCAGGCCACACAGGCCCTGAAGGATTCAAAAATATGCTCCTCCGGCACGAGGTCCGGGATGATGTCGATTCGCGACATCATATACCGCGGCTGATCCTGGATGTCCACGAACAGGGGGATGACCTGCTTTCTCTGCAATTCCTGCAGCACGTCTTCCATGGCGTAGAGGCCGGACTGGTCCATGTATTGCATCCTCCCGAGGCGGAGGATCACCGCCTGGGCTGTGGGGGGTATCTGGTCGGCCAGGCTCTGGAAATCGCTGGTGGTCCCGAAGAACAACGGCCCCTTGATATGCTTGATAAACACCTCTTCCCGGAGTTTTGCGGGGAAGTTGCCCTCGTCCGGCCAGGCCTTTTCATCGTTGAGGGATTTCACGTCCGACCGCTGGGCCGTCAGGTCGCCGATTTTTTTCATGAACATCAGGGAGGCGATCACCAGGCCGATACCCACCGCGTAGACGAGGTTCCAGAAGGTGGACAACACGAGTACCACCAGCATGACAATTACCTCGGAACTCAGCTTGACGGGCCCCAGGGTAATATCCTTGGGCAGGCTGGGGATGGCGCGGAGGCCCTTGTAGTCCATCACGGCAATCCCTACGGTAATCAGAATCCCCGCCAGGACGGCTGCCGGGATCTGGGAGGCAATAGGCCCGAGGGCCAGCAGGACCACCAGCAAAAGGATGCCGGCAATCATCCCGGAGAGGCGCGTTTTACCCCCGGAATTGATGTTCACAACGGTCCGGATGGTGGCGCCGGCCCCAGGGAGGCCGCCGAATACGGCCGCGATGCTGTTGCCAATCCCCTGGCCCACCAGTTCCTTGTTGGGTTTGTGTTTGGTCTTGGTCATGTTGTCGGCCACCACTGAGGTCAAGAGGGAGTCGATGGCCCCCAGCAAGGCGAGCGTCAGCGCAGTAAAAACATAGGGGGTAATGGTGCCGAGCCGGAATTCCGTGAGGATTTCCAGATTCGGGATGGGGAAGCCTTCGGGGATTTGTTCGATGGGCCGGTAGTCCAGGCCCAGGCCCACGGCAGCACCCGAGACCACCAGGAGGGACACCAGGGTACTGGGGACGGCGGTGGTAATCCGTTTGAACCCGTAGATGATAAAGATGGTCGCCAGGGCCAGGGCTACTTCCAGCCAGTTGATGTTGTTCAGTGCCCGATCCATGACCCGCAGGGCGCCGATTACCCCGCTGGCCTCTTTGGCCGCGAGGGTGGCGGATTCCTTCCGGATGGCTGCTTCGGTGATTTCATCGGCCCGGTTGATGGTTTCTTCGAAATTCTCGAGTACGAGGATACCTTCCCCCGCTTCTTCTTTCAGGATATTTTCGAGGATAAGCTCTTCTGCCTGGGGCTTGAATCGGCTTACAAATTCTTCGTCCTCCTTGGGGTAATACCCCAGGGCAGGGAGGATCTGGGTGACGATGATAATTACTCCGATAGCCGTCATAAAGCCCGAAACAACCGGGTAGGGGATATACCGGATATATTTGCCCAGCCCTACCAGGCCGAGGCCGATCTGCATCAGCCCGGCGAGCAGGAATACCGTGAGGATGGCGGGCATGGCCTGTTCCACGCTCCCGTCGTTGACGGCGATGATACTGGCGATGATCACCATGCTCACCGCGGTCATTGGAGCGGTGGGCCCGGATATCTGCGTGGGGGTCCCCCCGAAAAGGGCTGCGAAAAAGCTGATGAAAATAGCCCCGTAGAGGCCGGCACTCGGCCCGAGCCCGGAGCTGACCCCAAAGGCCAGGGCCAGGGGAAGGGCGACGATCCCGGCGGTGATTCCCCCGAACAGGTCTCCCCTGAAATGGGCAAAAAGTTGCTTCATGGTTGCGGTTGCTTGTGGCACCAGAAGATACAAACAAAAAACTGAAAAAGCCGGCACGCAAGTGCGTGCCGGCTTTTTTCGTTGGGGGTTCCTGTCCCCGGGGAATCAGGCCCGGGATTACTCGTAAAACGTCACAGCCCCGTTGCTGATGTCGTACATGGCGCCGACAATGGCAATCTCGCCGTCGCTCTCCATTTCGCTGAGGATCTTGCTCTGCTCCCGGATCTGGTCGATGGCCATTTTGACGTTGACCTCGGATACGGCGTCCACGAATTCCAGGTTCTTGGAGTTCCGCAGGGATTCGTCCTGGGGTTCTTTTACCGCAGTGACTGCCGGTTCGATCTTGTTGATCAGCGTGGTCAGGTGACCGAGGCGCGCGTGGTCGCAGGCCCCTTTTACGGCCCCGCAACTCGTGTGGCCGAGAACCACCAGCAATTTGGTTCCTGCCAGTTTGCAGGCAAATTCCATACTTCCCAGAATGTCCTGGTTGATAAAATTGCCGGCGATACGAATGCTGAAGATATCCCCCAGGCCCTGGTCGAATACGAGCTCGGCGGATACCCGGGAATCGATGCAACTCAGGATGGTGGCAAACGGGAACTGGCCTTCTGCCGTATCGTTGACCTGTTCGAGCAGGTTGCGGTTGGCTTTCAGGTTTTGTTGAAACCGCTGGTTGCCCTCCTTGAGGAATTGCAATGCCTTATCAGGCGTCATGGTTGCCTGGGTTTCTTTAGTATGTGCTTTCATGTGATAATTGTTTAGGTTCTTATGCAGTTTTCTTGGGGCGGAGGTTGAAAAATTCCAGGTAGCTCGGCGGATTGTGAGCTTCGCCCCGCTCGGAAATCAGCAGGATGTCGATGTTCCGGTTTTTCGCTTTCAGCGCGAAATCGTCCAGGATTTCGATGATGTCGTTGTCCAGGTAACGGGTTTTACGCACATCCAGTTCAAGATAGGTGTTTTCCGGCAGACTGTCCAGTTCCTTGAGGATAGCGCCCTTGTTGATAAACGTAACTTCCTCGGCCAGGGTCATTTTTACCCGGTGCTTCCCGTTGTCTTTCTCCTGGATATGCAGGAAGTGGGAATTCTGGTAGCTCTTGATCAGGATCACGACGATGCCGACTCCCAGTCCGAGTCCGATCCCGATCAGCAGGTCGGTGAAGATAATCCCCACCACGGTAACCACAAACGGGACGAATTGTTTCCAGCCCTTGATGTACATCTCCTTGAAAAGCGAAGGTTTGGCCAGTTTATAACCCACCAGGAAAAGGATGGCTGCCAGTACGGACAGCGGGATCATGTTGAGCAATGTCGGAATCAGGATCACCGAGATCAGCAGGAAAAAACCGTGCATGATGGCGGCCAGTTTGGTCTTCCCGCCGGACTGGATATTGGCCGAACTCCTGACGATTACCTGGGTGATGGGCAAGCCGCCAACGAGGCCGGAAAGCATATTCCCGGTTCCCTGTGCCAGCAACTCGCGGTTGGTGGGGGTTACGCGTTTCTCGGGGTCGAGTTTATCCGTGGCTTCCACGCAGAGGAGGGTCTCCAGGCTGGCCACCAGGGCAATGGTAAAGGCGGTAACCCAGATTTCGGGCCGGCCGATGACCGCAAAATTCGGGAAGCTGAACTGGGAGACAAAAGATGCAGCATCCTCGGGAACGGGAACGCTCACCAGGTGTTCGGGGGCGATAGCGAGGAGCTCGTTGCCCTGGGTGAAAACATAAAAAAGGATTCCGACAACCACGGCCACCAGGGGCCCCTGTATCAATTGGAATATTTTGGCCTTCTTGGAGAGTACTTTCTCCCAGAGGATCAGGATGCCCAGGCCGATAAGTGCGATGATGGTCGCT
This genomic window from Robiginitalea biformata HTCC2501 contains:
- the pheS gene encoding phenylalanine--tRNA ligase subunit alpha; translated protein: MIDQLKEHLETVREFQADTPEAIEAFRIKYLGKKGLLTAFFAELKNVPASEKREFGQTVNQLKNAAAEKVDALREALEAGKQAETRYGDLTRPGKPLEVGSRHPISQVKYRIIDIFSQIGFTVSEGPEIEDDWHNFTALNLPEYHPARDMQDTFFIQTDPDILLRTHTSSVQVRYMENNKPPIRTISPGRVYRNEAISARSHCFFHQVEGLYIDKGVSFADLKQTLRYFTTALFGKSKIRLRPSYFPFTEPSAEVDVYWGLETETDYRMTKGTGWLEIMGCGMVDPNVLENCGIDSKTYSGFAFGMGIDRIALLLHQIPDIRLLSENDVRFLRQFRSLR
- a CDS encoding YciI family protein, translated to MERLIYGAGIFILAIALSACGEQSRNTPADSPGLPESPSGEPAAGTSREKSFGELRENLVSEGYQVFDYVDEKTGDTVLMQQYFMAFLKRGGSRSQSQEEADSLQQLHLAHLGRMYELGYADISGPFGDDGDIRGVTIYNVPTLEMADSLARLDPAVRAGRLEIEIHPWWAAKGFPLR
- a CDS encoding carbonic anhydrase family protein gives rise to the protein MKAHTKETQATMTPDKALQFLKEGNQRFQQNLKANRNLLEQVNDTAEGQFPFATILSCIDSRVSAELVFDQGLGDIFSIRIAGNFINQDILGSMEFACKLAGTKLLVVLGHTSCGAVKGACDHARLGHLTTLINKIEPAVTAVKEPQDESLRNSKNLEFVDAVSEVNVKMAIDQIREQSKILSEMESDGEIAIVGAMYDISNGAVTFYE
- a CDS encoding SulP family inorganic anion transporter, with the protein product MFKHIKQDLPASIVVFFVAIPLCLGIALASGAPLFSGLIAGIIGGIVVGALSGSHIGVSGPAAGLAAIVLTAIGALGGWENFLVAVVLGGAIQILFGVLRAGIIGYYFPSSVIKGMLTGIGIIIVLKQIPHFFGYDSDPEGDFAFFQVDGENTFSEVFNALNNISPGATIIALIGLGILILWEKVLSKKAKIFQLIQGPLVAVVVGILFYVFTQGNELLAIAPEHLVSVPVPEDAASFVSQFSFPNFAVIGRPEIWVTAFTIALVASLETLLCVEATDKLDPEKRVTPTNRELLAQGTGNMLSGLVGGLPITQVIVRSSANIQSGGKTKLAAIMHGFFLLISVILIPTLLNMIPLSVLAAILFLVGYKLAKPSLFKEMYIKGWKQFVPFVVTVVGIIFTDLLIGIGLGLGVGIVVILIKSYQNSHFLHIQEKDNGKHRVKMTLAEEVTFINKGAILKELDSLPENTYLELDVRKTRYLDNDIIEILDDFALKAKNRNIDILLISERGEAHNPPSYLEFFNLRPKKTA
- a CDS encoding SulP family inorganic anion transporter; translation: MKQLFAHFRGDLFGGITAGIVALPLALAFGVSSGLGPSAGLYGAIFISFFAALFGGTPTQISGPTAPMTAVSMVIIASIIAVNDGSVEQAMPAILTVFLLAGLMQIGLGLVGLGKYIRYIPYPVVSGFMTAIGVIIIVTQILPALGYYPKEDEEFVSRFKPQAEELILENILKEEAGEGILVLENFEETINRADEITEAAIRKESATLAAKEASGVIGALRVMDRALNNINWLEVALALATIFIIYGFKRITTAVPSTLVSLLVVSGAAVGLGLDYRPIEQIPEGFPIPNLEILTEFRLGTITPYVFTALTLALLGAIDSLLTSVVADNMTKTKHKPNKELVGQGIGNSIAAVFGGLPGAGATIRTVVNINSGGKTRLSGMIAGILLLVVLLALGPIASQIPAAVLAGILITVGIAVMDYKGLRAIPSLPKDITLGPVKLSSEVIVMLVVLVLSTFWNLVYAVGIGLVIASLMFMKKIGDLTAQRSDVKSLNDEKAWPDEGNFPAKLREEVFIKHIKGPLFFGTTSDFQSLADQIPPTAQAVILRLGRMQYMDQSGLYAMEDVLQELQRKQVIPLFVDIQDQPRYMMSRIDIIPDLVPEEHIFESFRACVAWVRENIPDTV